A single Mangifera indica cultivar Alphonso chromosome 20, CATAS_Mindica_2.1, whole genome shotgun sequence DNA region contains:
- the LOC123204673 gene encoding heparanase-like protein 1, producing the protein MRIVLSFFFLFSLPAILAQEVTHPTILVDGTATIATNDNNFICATLDWWPHDKCNYNQCPWHNTSAINLDLSHPLLIKAIQAFKSLRIRIGGSLQDQVLYDVGDLKTPCHPFRKMKDGLFGFSKGCLHMDRWDKLNHLFNSTGAIVTFGLNALYGRHQIKKSAWGGAWDPTNARDFMKYTISKGYHIDSWEFGNELSGSGVGASVNAELYGKDLINLNNIVNIIYKDSSMKPKLVAPGGFFDGVWYSKLLQVSGPGVVNTVTHHIYNLGAGVDPNLVSKILDPHHLSLVSETFSNLKQTIEKNGPWACAWVGESGGAYNSGGRHVSNTFVNSFWYLDQLGMASKYNTKVYCRQTLIGGNYGLLNATSFIPNPDYYSALLWHRLMGKGVLAVATDASPYLRAYAHCSKGREGITVLLINLSNQTDYTATVQNSMNMNLVVRGRDINRESPLMRSLKKTVSWVGDKSSEEPLFREEYHLTPKDGYLQSQTMVLNGIPLELTKDGGIPRLNPVYVEVNSPIYISPFSIAFIVFPNFDAPACIRG; encoded by the exons ATGAGGATCGTCCTCTCCTTTTTCTTCCTGTTTTCTCTCCCTGCAATTTTGGCACAAGAAGTGACACATCCTACAATCTTAGTTGATGGAACTGCGACAATTGCCACAAATGACAATAATTTTATCTGTGCTACATTAGATTGGTGGCCTCATGATAAGTGTAACTACAATCAATGTCCATGGCATAATACATCTGCAATAAATTTG gaCTTATCTCATCCATTGCTAATCAAAGCTATCCAAG CTTTCAAGAGTTTGAGGATAAGAATTGGAGGTTCATTGCAAGACCAAGTATTGTATGATGTTGGAGATTTGAAGACTCCTTGTCATCCATTCAGAAAGATGAAAGATGGGCTGTTTGGATTTTCAAAGGGATGTTTACATATGGATAGGTGGGATAAGCTGAACCATCTATTTAATTCAACCGG GGCCATTGTAACATTTGGCTTGAATGCACTATATGGGAGGCATCAAATCAAGAAGAGTGCCTGGGGTGGAGCTTGGGATCCTACCAACGCTCGTGATTTTATGAAATATACTATTTCAAAGGGATACCATATTGACTCGTGGGAATTTG GAAATGAGCTGAGTGGAAGCGGCGTTGGTGCAAGTGTCAATGCTGAACTATATGGGAAAGACTTGATCAACCTCAACAATATTGTCAATATTATATACAAAGACTCCTCTATGAAGCCAAAGCTTGTGGCACCTGGAGGATTCTTTGATGGTGTATGGTATTCTAAGCTTCTCCAGGTCTCAGGTCCAGGTGTGGTCAATACTGTGACTCATCATATATACAATTTGGGCGCAG GTGTTGATCCCAATCTTGTGAGTAAGATACTGGACCCCCATCACTTAAGCCTAGTGTCTGAAACATTTAGCAATCTTAAACAAACTATTGAAAAGAATGGCCCTTGGGCTTGTGCATGGGTCGGAGAATCTGGCGGGGCGTATAACAGTGGCGGTCGTCATGTGTCGAACACATTTGTGAACAGCTTCTG GTACTTAGATCAGCTTGGAATGGCATCCAAGTACAATACGAAAGTATATTGTAGGCAGACTCTGATTGGTGGGAACTATGGTCTTCTCAATGCAACGTCATTCATCCCAAACCCTGATTATTACAG TGCCTTGTTGTGGCATCGACTTATGGGAAAAGGTGTGCTGGCTGTTGCTACTGATGCCTCTCCATATCTTCGAGCTTATGCCCACTGTTCAAAGGGGAGA GAGGGAATAACTGTTCTCCTGATAAATCTAAGCAATCAGACTGATTACACTGCCACAGTTCAAAATAGTATGAACATGAATTTGGTTGTGAGGGGCAGAGACATCAACCGGGAAAGTCCGTTGATGCGAAGTTTGAAGAAAACAGTTTCATGGGTTGGTGACAAATCATCGGAAGAACCGTTATTCAGAGAGGAGTACCATTTAACTCCTAAAGACGGTTACCTCCAGAGCCAGACCATGGTTCTAAATGGAATTCCTCTCGAGCTCACCAAGGACGGAGGCATCCCAAGATTGAATCCAGTTTATGTTGAGGTAAATTCTCCTATATATATTTCTCCTTTTTCGATTGCATTCATAGTATTCCCAAACTTTGACGCACCGGCTTGCATCCGGGGATGA
- the LOC123203870 gene encoding SNAP25 homologous protein SNAP33-like yields the protein MFGLKKSPIRVGKHNSADSGYKASSLSNPFDSNNELDNTHTLKPSIKTSSKPNLTTPKVSTNPFDDDEIKVTTSGSSYSRNAAARNRYKNDFRESGGIENQSVQELEDYAVYKAEETTEAVNGCLKIAEEIREDATKTLVTLHHQGEQITRTHHTAADIDHDLSRGEKLLGSLGGMFSRTWKPKKTRPIMGPVITRDDPVQRKGNHLDQREKLGLNHASRGQSNTRAPLPEPTDAYQKVEVEKVKQDDALSELSNILGDLKDMAIDMGSEIDSQNKKLDHMDVDVDELNFRVRQANARGRRLLGK from the exons ATGTTTGGCTTAAAGAAATCTCCCATAAGGGTTGGTAAGCATAACTCAGCTGATTCTGGGTATAAGGCTTCTTCTCTCTCCAACCCTTTCGACTCTAACAATGAGTTGGACAATACACATACTCTTAAACCATCAATAAAGACTTCTTCTAAACCCAACCTAACTACCCCAAAAGTGAGCACCAATCcttttgatgatgatgagataAAAGTGACCACTTCTGGATCCTCATATTCACGTAATGCTGCTGCCAGAAACAGATACAAGAATGATTTCCGTGAATCAGGTGGAATAGAGAACCAGTCTGTGCAAGAATTGGAGGACTATGCTGTTTACAAGGCCGAGGAGACTACAGAGGCAGTGAATGGCTGTCTGAAGATTGCTGAAGAGATTAGAGAGGATGCGACAAAAACTTTGGTCACTTTGCATCATCAGGGTGAACAAATTACCAGGACCCACCACACTGCTGCTGACATTGACCATGATCTTAGTCGG GGTGAGAAACTTTTGGGAAGCCTTGGGGGCATGTTCTCTAGGACTTGGAAGCCAAAGAAAACTCGCCCAATTATGGGCCCTGTCATAACAAgag ATGATCCAGTACAAAGAAAGGGTAACCACTTGGATCAAAGGGAGAAGTTGGGACTAAATCATGCGTCCAGGGGACAGTCAAATACACGAGCACCTTTGCCTGAGCCGACAGATGCTTATCAGAAAGTCGAG GTGGAAAAGGTGAAGCAGGATGATGCACTTTCTGAATTAAGCAATATTTTGGGAGATTTGAAAGATATGGCTATTGATATGGGGTCTGAAATTGATAG TCAGAACAAAAAACTGGATCATATGGATGTTGATGTGGATGAGTTAAATTTCCGAGTGAGACAGGCAAATGCACGAGGTCGTCGTTTACTTGGAAAGTAG
- the LOC123203861 gene encoding cingulin isoform X2 → MLRKSQSQSFDLIKRLELHVKSLSEARNEDKKHIQKLEGELLNCSQEIDYLQDQLNARNEEVHSLTEHVHSLELKVVDVENLQHMVARLEDELKKSDSEHLLLFEELQRKEEELQKSALCIEKLEELLSSSVLESQCEIESLKLDIVALGRTCIEAKKIQKENIQEKASMDSLIEELEVQIQDAEEVIQCLEKENKELKKKLLTSEMNARVFCQKIEEWMKKEDRTELNAHSYVSELERNHTISKEMGKVFGALLSKLALALAIDADVEKRKSMSLQICEYELLVKQLKEELREEKLKAKEEAEDLAQEMAELRYQMTNMLEEECKRRAYIEQASLQRIAELEAQIRKEQGELLAVGKHLHEAKEIAALRAMEPS, encoded by the exons ATGTTGAGAAAATCTCAGTCTCAAAGTTTTGACCTAATCAAG AGACTAGAATTGCATGTGAAGTCCTTATCAGAAGCTCGTAATGAAGACAAGAAACACATTCAGAAGTTAGAAGGAGAGCTATTGAACTGCTCGCAAGAGATAG ATTACCTTCAGGATCAACTGAATGCTAGGAATGAAGAGGTGCACAGTTTAACTGAGCATGTCCACAGCCTTGAGTTGAAAGTAGTGGACGTGGAAAACTTACAACACATGGTTGCTCGGTTAGAGGATGAATTGAAGAAGTCTGATTCAGAGCACTTGTTATTGTTTGAAGAACTACAgaggaaagaagaagaattgcaAAAGTCAGCTTTGTGCATAGAGAAACTGGAGGAGTTGCTTTCATCCTCAGTGCTAGAGTCTCAGTGTGAAATAGAGAGTTTGAAGCTTGATATAGTAGCCTTAGGGCGGACTTGTATTGAAGCTAAGAAAATTCAGAAAGAGAACATTCAAGAAAAAGCCAGTATGGATTCATTAATTGAAGAGCTTGAAGTTCAAATTCAAGATGCAGAGGAAGTTATTCAATgtttagaaaaggaaaataaagagCTGAAGAAGAAGCTGCTTACCTCTGAAATGAATGCTAGGGTGTTTTGTCAAAAAATAGAGGAATGGATGAAAAAGGAGGACAGAACAGAGCTCAATGCTCACTCTTATGTGAGTGAACTAGAGAGAAATCACACCATATCAAAAGAAATGGG AAAAGTCTTTGGTGCTCTTCTCTCAAAACTGGCATTGGCACTGGCAATAGATGCAGATGTGGAGAAGAGAAAGAGCATGTCACTTCAAATTTGTGAATATGAACTTCTTGTGAAGCAGCTCAAG GAAGAACTGAGGGAGGAAAAACTGAAGGCAAAGGAAGAAGCGGAGGACTTAGCACAAGAAATGGCTGAGTTGAGGTACCAGATGACCAATATGCTCGAAGAAGAGTGCAAGCGCCGTGCTTATATTGAACAAGCATCTTTACAGCGAATAGCTGAGTTAGAAGCACAG ATTAGAAAAGAACAGGGAGAACTTTTAGCTGTTGGCAAACATCTCCATGAAGCAAAGGAAATAGCTGCACTAAGAGCCATGGAG CCTTCTTAA
- the LOC123203861 gene encoding cingulin isoform X1: protein MSTSSKSDSESAFDVEELLQIGTRCKELWKEKDMLRKSQSQSFDLIKRLELHVKSLSEARNEDKKHIQKLEGELLNCSQEIDYLQDQLNARNEEVHSLTEHVHSLELKVVDVENLQHMVARLEDELKKSDSEHLLLFEELQRKEEELQKSALCIEKLEELLSSSVLESQCEIESLKLDIVALGRTCIEAKKIQKENIQEKASMDSLIEELEVQIQDAEEVIQCLEKENKELKKKLLTSEMNARVFCQKIEEWMKKEDRTELNAHSYVSELERNHTISKEMGKVFGALLSKLALALAIDADVEKRKSMSLQICEYELLVKQLKEELREEKLKAKEEAEDLAQEMAELRYQMTNMLEEECKRRAYIEQASLQRIAELEAQIRKEQGELLAVGKHLHEAKEIAALRAMEPS from the exons ATGTCGACTAGTTCCAAGAGTGATAGTGAAAGCGCTTTTGATGTTGAAGAGCTGTTGCAAATTGGGACAAGATGTAAAGAG CTGTGGAAAGAAAAGGATATGTTGAGAAAATCTCAGTCTCAAAGTTTTGACCTAATCAAG AGACTAGAATTGCATGTGAAGTCCTTATCAGAAGCTCGTAATGAAGACAAGAAACACATTCAGAAGTTAGAAGGAGAGCTATTGAACTGCTCGCAAGAGATAG ATTACCTTCAGGATCAACTGAATGCTAGGAATGAAGAGGTGCACAGTTTAACTGAGCATGTCCACAGCCTTGAGTTGAAAGTAGTGGACGTGGAAAACTTACAACACATGGTTGCTCGGTTAGAGGATGAATTGAAGAAGTCTGATTCAGAGCACTTGTTATTGTTTGAAGAACTACAgaggaaagaagaagaattgcaAAAGTCAGCTTTGTGCATAGAGAAACTGGAGGAGTTGCTTTCATCCTCAGTGCTAGAGTCTCAGTGTGAAATAGAGAGTTTGAAGCTTGATATAGTAGCCTTAGGGCGGACTTGTATTGAAGCTAAGAAAATTCAGAAAGAGAACATTCAAGAAAAAGCCAGTATGGATTCATTAATTGAAGAGCTTGAAGTTCAAATTCAAGATGCAGAGGAAGTTATTCAATgtttagaaaaggaaaataaagagCTGAAGAAGAAGCTGCTTACCTCTGAAATGAATGCTAGGGTGTTTTGTCAAAAAATAGAGGAATGGATGAAAAAGGAGGACAGAACAGAGCTCAATGCTCACTCTTATGTGAGTGAACTAGAGAGAAATCACACCATATCAAAAGAAATGGG AAAAGTCTTTGGTGCTCTTCTCTCAAAACTGGCATTGGCACTGGCAATAGATGCAGATGTGGAGAAGAGAAAGAGCATGTCACTTCAAATTTGTGAATATGAACTTCTTGTGAAGCAGCTCAAG GAAGAACTGAGGGAGGAAAAACTGAAGGCAAAGGAAGAAGCGGAGGACTTAGCACAAGAAATGGCTGAGTTGAGGTACCAGATGACCAATATGCTCGAAGAAGAGTGCAAGCGCCGTGCTTATATTGAACAAGCATCTTTACAGCGAATAGCTGAGTTAGAAGCACAG ATTAGAAAAGAACAGGGAGAACTTTTAGCTGTTGGCAAACATCTCCATGAAGCAAAGGAAATAGCTGCACTAAGAGCCATGGAG CCTTCTTAA
- the LOC123203856 gene encoding zinc finger RNA-binding protein-like: MYHRQELQQPPSFTYLSHHPTIHNLDPNSNPNANPNLHYSYPQSVLQLPGPTVHPPGTDPGLYPLTHVGFEGQSQYYEDPNVGSSTWVTRQADPVRYESGLSVSTTLNSLGNSCWTNQSLVSDVTNSIPNTSKSIQPMRCEVCKIDCNSKDVYEKHVSGKKHQKNLQSQLNPNSATLKKSYSTAQMTFGASGVVAAQELEKKKQKLLNGGAAGDSVMVCTVCNIACNGEEMFKKHLYGKKHAAQAGLMSLNGVGQYFAEIKAQNNSFWNKFTKKTKLVQSAWCEVCKISCNSNDVYVKHLQGKKHQKNLENLEKSKNGTSASASIAPPAATNLIIGPVENSEVNKSTIVDSQNLPKRPAKSLSTKEDLEKKKRKVLEGGAAAMAVRVCTICNVVCNSETVYSYHLAGQKHAAMLKNQG, from the exons ATGTACCATAGACAAGAGCTACAACAGCCACCATCTTTCACATACTTGTCTCATCaccccacaattcataatctgGACCCTAACTCTAACCCTAACGCTAACCCTAATCTTCATTATTCTTATCCTCAGTCAGTGCTTCAGCTTCCGGGCCCTACAGTTCACCCGCCCGGAACCGATCCGGGTCTGTATCCGTTAACTCATGTTGGATTTGAGGGTCAATCCCAGTATTATGAGGACCCAAATGTGGGTTCTTCCACTTGGGTCACTAGGCAGGCTGATCCCGTGAGATATGAATCT GGGTTGTCAGTGTCCACGACTCTGAATTCATTAGGGAACAGCTGTTGGACAAATCAATCTTTGGTCAGTGATGTCACAAATAGCATACCAAACACTAGCAAGAGCATTCAGCCCATGCGGTGTGAGGTTTGCAAGATTGATTGTAATAGCAAAGATGTTTATGAGAAACATGTATCTGGAAAGAAACACCAGAAAAATTTGCAAAGCCAACTTAATCCCAATTCTgcaacattaaaaaaatcttacagTACTGCACAAATGACATTTGGGGCCTCAGGTGTGGTTGCTGCTCAGGAGTTGGAGAAAAAGAAGCAAAAGCTTCTAAATGGTGGGGCAGCAGGCGACTCTGTGATGGTTTGTACAGTATGCAATATTGCTTGCAATGGTGAGGAAATGTTCAAGAAACATCTTTATGGGAAAAAACATGCTGCTCAG GCTGGCTTAATGTCTTTAAATGGGGTTGGGCAATATTTTGCAGAAATTAAGGCTCAGAATAATAGCTTTTGGAATAAATTCACAAAAAAGACCAAGTTGGTTCAATCTGCATGGTGCGAAGTTTGCAAAATCAGTTGTAACAGCAATGATGTGTATGTCAAGCACTTACAGGGGAAAAAACACCAGAAGAATCtagaaaatttggaaaaatctAAGAATGGTACCAGTGCCTCTGCTTCAATTGCCCCACCAGCTGCAACTAATCTAATAATTGGTCCAGTTGAAAATTCGGAGGTCAATAAGAGCACGATTGTTGATTCACAAAATTTACCAAAGAGGCCCGCCAAATCATTGTCAACAAAAGAAGATCTCGAGAAAAAGAAACGGAAAGTTTTGGAAGGCGGAGCTGCAGCAATGGCTGTTCGAGTATGCACTATATGCAACGTTGTATGCAACAGCGAGACAGTTTACAGTTATCATCTTGCTGGCCAGAAGCATGCTGCCATGCTAAAGAATCAGGGATAA
- the LOC123204058 gene encoding zinc finger protein ZAT4-like translates to MEEDREFKHVCKFCSKSFPCGRSLGGHMRSHMVNNNTEEIADFQKLSKKKKKKLPSNSEASGYGLRENPKKSMRFADSSEETDFEDQDSWTNGNLLVMDSQSDNETTPTNRRRRLKRRTRHMGTANSCTLSVSNLTHNHNNSYSYVSEIEQEQEEVAMCLMMLSRDVARSGLNPVSEISYNNSVYSEAQIQVKNSAVKLKRLKENKLKSGFVDPENFQDKTEASVDGFVKKDGAKKSQLHYQLGDDNSEVELGRISVKKTASAQAQLGSQNRSKFECSTCSKIFHSYQALGGHRASHKKIKGCFGSKIDSTETSTETELSPDTTPDSKISKSINNEAAIADCDERAETSYGAIKKRHECPICLKVFSSGQALGGHKRSHIINGNEARNKPTSVIENPVPKIRSFLDLNLPAPVEGESSNAHLGFQPWWMAGSQKHEALVGLISN, encoded by the coding sequence ATGGAGGAAGATCGAGAATTTAAGCATGTATGCAAGTTCTGCAGCAAAAGTTTCCCTTGTGGTAGATCCCTAGGTGGTCACATGAGGTCTCATATGGTCAACAACAATACAGAAGAAATAGCAGATTTTCAAAAGTTgagtaagaagaagaagaagaagctccCATCAAACTCTGAAGCCTCTGGTTATGGGCTCAGAGAGAATCCCAAGAAGTCCATGAGATTTGCAGATTCCAGTGAAGAAACTGACTTTGAGGATCAAGATTCTTGGACTAATGGGAATTTGCTGGTGATGGATAGCCAATCTGATAATGAGACTACACCTACAAATCGAAGAAGGCGATTGAAGAGAAGAACAAGGCACATGGGCACTGCAAATTCTTGTACTTTGTCAGTTTCTAATCTTACTCATAATCATAACAATAGCTACTCCTATGTTTCTGAGATTGAGCAAGAACAAGAAGAGGTTGCCATGTGTTTGATGATGCTTTCCAGGGATGTAGCAAGAAGTGGGTTGAATCCTGTTTCTGAAATTTCTTATAATAATTCTGTGTATTCTGAAGCTCAAATTCAGGTTAAGAATTCTGCTGTGAAGCTGAAAAGGCTGAAAGAAAACAAGCTGAAATCTGGTTTTGTGGATCCTGAAAATTTCCAGGATAAAACTGAGGCTTCTGTTGATGGATTTGTCAAGAAAGATGGAGCAAAGAAGTCTCAGTTACATTATCAATTAGGAGATGACAATTCTGAAGTTGAATTGGGGAGAATTTCAGTGAAGAAAACTGCATCAGCCCAAGCTCAATTGGGTTCTCAAAACAGAAGCAAATTTGAGTGTTCTACTTGCAGCAAGATCTTCCATTCATACCAAGCTCTTGGTGGCCATAGAGCTAGCCATAAAAAGATCAAAGGCTGTTTCGGGTCGAAAATCGATAGTACTGAGACTAGCACTGAAACAGAACTGTCGCCTGACACAACACCAGATAGTAAGATCAGCAAATCCATTAACAATGAGGCTGCAATTGCAGATTGTGATGAGAGAGCTGAAACAAGTTATGGGGCAATAAAGAAAAGGCATGAGTGCCCAATTTGCCTTAAAGTTTTCTCATCAGGCCAAGCATTGGGAGGTCACAAAAGATCCCATATAATCAATGGCAATGAAGCTAGGAACAAACCAACCAGTGTAATCGAGAACCCGGTGCCCAAAATTCGAAGCTTTCTTGATCTTAATCTGCCTGCTCCTGTTGAAGGAGAGAGCAGCAATGCCCATCTGGGGTTCCAGCCATGGTGGATGGCTGGCAGCCAGAAGCATGAAGCACTTGTTGGCTTAATCTCTAACTGA